The Magnolia sinica isolate HGM2019 chromosome 11, MsV1, whole genome shotgun sequence DNA window ggcccacgtggggcccactgaggtgcgtgaaggggtggatttgcattattttctatggtgggcccactgtggtgtccGTATGAGTGTAAGTGGTGTGTGTTTGTTTATTTTTGTGACTCACTGATTtatctgtgatgttttttttttttgtctagtgaactaaagagagaagaatgtttgaagaaagagagagagagagagagagattttgcatggaaatatgtggcTGATAATCCACTTAGACAATCTCATAGAAATTATGTGCTATGCAAATTTTGCGGTCAAAGATGTACGGGAGGCGTGACTCGCCTAAAGCATCATTTGGCCGGAACCCACAATGGGATAAAGCCGTGCTCAAAAGTGACGGAAGAAGCCAAGGAGGAGTGTAGAAAGGCTTTAAAGGAATATcatgatggaaaaaataaaagaaatgaggtGTTTCGAGATATTGGGAGGGGGATCGACATAACTTTCTGGTTCTGGCTCTGGAAGTGATAGCGCTAGTGTGGGTAATGATGCTTTTATTGGCAACCAACTTGGTAGTGGATCTTCTGGTAATCAACCAATGAGAGCAAGGGGTCCTATGGATCAATTTGTTAGTAGTGAGCAACGTCAATCCACATTGAATTcaaggtggaagaaggaagaaagaaaagaagtatgCAGGGTgattggaagatttttttttgggaatgctCTGTcattcaacctatgtaatagcccATACTTTTCAGCAATGTGTGAGGCTATTGGCAAGTTTGGACCGGGATTGAAGCCACCATCCATGCATGAGATGAGAACATGGATACTAAAAGAGGAGGTTGCTAATATTGATAGTTTAATGAAAGCATACAAAGCTTCGTGGAAAACTTATGGATGTTCAATTATGTCTGATGGTTGGACGGATGGAAAGAATAGAAGCATCATTAATTTTTTGATTAATTCTCCGATCGGAACAATGTTTTACAAGTCTATTGATGCTTCAGATTCAATAAAAGATGGGAATTTGTTATTCGAATATCTTGATGAAATTGTGGAAGAAATTGGGGAAGAAAATGTGGTCCAGGTTATCACGGATAACCATTCAAGCTATGTGAGTGCTGGGAAGAAGTTGATGGATAAGAGGAAAAGGATATATTGGACTCCGTGTGCTGCACATTGCATAGATCTGATGTTGGAGGAtattggaaaaatgaaaatatattctGCAACGCTTGAAAAGGCAAGGACAGTGACGAAGTTTATTTATGGGCATGGAATTGTATTGAGCATGATGAGAAGCTTCACGAATAACCATGAGCTTCTACGGCCAGCAGTAACACGCTTTGCAACATCATACCTCACCCTTAGAAGTATTTACAAGCAAAAGAATGGTCTTATAGCCATGTTTGCATCGGAACAATGGTGCTCATGTTCATGGGCTAAAAAACCTGAAGGAATAAAGGTACGGGCTATTATAATGTTTGATCCGAAGTTTTGGCCTCATGTTGCTTTATGTGTTAAGAGCACCATGCCATTGGTAAGCGTTTTAAGAGAAGTAGATTCGGAAGAGAGGCCAGCAATGGGGTTCATTTATGAATTGATGGACTCAGCGAAGGAGAAAATTGCATTTAATTGCAATGATGTAAAAAAGAGATATGTTCCAATTTGGAACAAAATAGATGATAGATGGACTCCTCAGCTTCATCGTCCTCTACATGCAGTTGGGTACTATCTGAATCCTCAAATACGGTACTCAGATAAGTTCTCTACACACCCTGAGATAAAAAGGGGGTTGTTTGAGTGCATGGATAGGATGATCCCCCGTGAAGAGCATGCTGATGCTGATATTCAGTTGGATGAATATGACAAGAGAAGAGGGGATTTTGGCTCTCGCCTTGCACTCGAAACCATGACAAAGCGTTCCCCAGgtaatttataattttatattttgatattttcattgttatgtaaattatatttttataattggtgaaagtatttaattaatttataaattacAACTAATTTATGTAGCTGATTGGTGGGAACGCTTTGGAGATAGAACTCCACAGCTTACGAAGTTTGCAGTACGAGTTTTAAGCCTCACATGCAGTGCTTCTGGCTGTGAGAGAAATTGGAGTACTTTTGAGCAGGTGACATTTGTACCATTCAATATTCTAAATTGGCTAATTTTTATTTACTAGCTTAGCAAGTCTTTGATAATTGACTGACATAGATCATCACATGATCAGATCCACACAAAGAAGAGAAATCGGCTAGAGCAACAAAAACTCAACTCTCTAGTGTATGTGATGTATAATATGAAattgagagaaagaagcatgaagAGAAGGGCGGCAATGGATCCAATATTGGTGGACCACATTGAAtcagatgatgaatggattgctGAGAAAGAAGGCCCTGTTCTCCCAACTGATCCATCGTGGCTCGAAGATCAAAATATGGCCTTTGATATTAGTGCCATTACAACTATTCCGGAGTCTGATGATCCAGTTGACAGCAATGCACCATCAACATCTAATATTTCTGAAGGAGATTGCCCCCCACCTTCCTCAAGGAAAAGGAAGGCAACTACTTTAAGTAAGTGTTTATAGTTATAGACTAAGTTACATGAACATTTTTAACAAAGAAAGTAAAAGACCCAtgaatctcttctttttttttaaatgtgtagGTGGTCCCATGGGAAGATTTCTTACTCCTATAAGAGAGGAAGGAGATATAAGAACGAGTGttcatggtgtggatgatgtACATGCAGATGTAGATGCTGATGCTGATGCTGATGATGAAAAGCCTAGACCTAGTGACGAAGTGAATGAGGATGACGACAACGACGATGACCTATTAGATATAGATGACCTTTAGAGTTTAGACACTAGAGTCTAGAGACTAATTATTGAGAATTTGAGATGTTGATTTTGAGGAATATGACATTTGTACTGTACTTAATGCTCTTaactttgggatttttattttgaagaatgtgacatttatatattttgcttttttttttatactatttaatatttatcatatatatataatataatatatatatatatatatatatatatatatatatatttttaaaattaaaaaatagaagtatcgtgtagcttacgctacacgctacgctttttcgctacacgctacgaagggttgaacgctacgcaacacgctaccgctatttaaaacactgatatatatatacacacacacacacacacacacacatatatatatgggaCTTTGACCATACTAGCACTGTAGTATGGTCAAATTCCCAAAAACGATGGGATGTTTCAAATATTCTTAGAGTAGTCATCTGACAGGTTTTGAAAATATTTTCGAACCAAATTGCACGTCCTTAGATTAGCAATTGTACGGATTCTAAGTGAAGAAGAATTTACATAATCCCGAGCAAGTGATGTCGACGGGATTGGTTTTTGGGCTTATTGGAACTtagatctaatctgttcatttTCTTTGTAGCCCTTTATTTATATGAAAATATGCTAATATgatctttgtgtggcccacaaaacctaATAGCGATGTTCGTTCGATATGAACTATTTTCTTGTGATGCGGTCAATGTTGATCATGCTCCCAACCATGGCCTTCTATGAAACTCTAAGAGTAATGAATGCGGTGGATTCCACACATGCAATGGTGAACCCTTAAAGAGCTTTTTTCTTCGTTGTTTTCCTTgagcttcttcttcctttttaaacATGTCTTCCAGGAACCACTATCACCCCTTTCGACTGCATTTTTCAACGTACGTTCACCGCCATCAACTTCTCCGACGTATGGGCATTGCCAACAATTTCTAAGGCCCTACAAAAGTGTTATTTTTGCTCCGATGACTACGTTTCTTAGAGATAGAAGCCACTGATACGTGGAAgacattttaa harbors:
- the LOC131218583 gene encoding uncharacterized protein LOC131218583; amino-acid sequence: MFASEQWCSCSWAKKPEGIKVRAIIMFDPKFWPHVALCVKSTMPLVSVLREVDSEERPAMGFIYELMDSAKEKIAFNCNDVKKRYVPIWNKIDDRWTPQLHRPLHAVGYYLNPQIRYSDKFSTHPEIKRGLFECMDRMIPREEHADADIQLDEYDKRRGDFGSRLALETMTKRSPADWWERFGDRTPQLTKFAVRVLSLTCSASGCERNWSTFEQIHTKKRNRLEQQKLNSLVYVMYNMKLRERSMKRRAAMDPILVDHIESDDEWIAEKEGPVLPTDPSWLEDQNMAFDISAITTIPESDDPVDSNAPSTSNISEGDCPPPSSRKRKATTLSGPMGRFLTPIREEGDIRTSVHGVDDVHADVDADADADDEKPRPSDEVNEDDDNDDDLLDIDDL